A genomic region of Methanobacterium sp. SMA-27 contains the following coding sequences:
- a CDS encoding endonuclease/exonuclease/phosphatase family protein — MRILNFNIRFGGEKRTYKIVDYLLNNDFDMIVLTEFIKNDNGKEIIAKLVEKGYKTQPSNENGELGSFIASKEEFITKNVEDRWVEVYIPMMDLYVLGVYVPDKSGSQKNLFWKKILDYAEKHVDNKVLITGDFNSCTKADSSNKTEYNAKDLMKLEELGYIDLWKYNARGDGEGYTWFHYSGTGFRLDYAFVSSKLAETLEDVSVYSDSQIRESKISDHSPLVVI, encoded by the coding sequence ATGAGAATTTTAAATTTCAATATTCGATTCGGTGGGGAGAAACGAACCTACAAAATAGTGGATTACTTGTTGAACAATGATTTTGATATGATTGTACTTACAGAATTTATTAAAAATGATAACGGCAAGGAAATTATAGCTAAATTAGTTGAGAAAGGGTATAAAACTCAACCATCCAATGAAAATGGTGAGTTAGGTTCATTTATTGCGAGTAAAGAGGAATTTATAACTAAAAATGTTGAGGATAGATGGGTTGAAGTATATATCCCTATGATGGATCTCTATGTGCTTGGAGTGTATGTACCAGACAAGTCAGGATCTCAAAAGAATTTATTTTGGAAGAAAATATTAGATTATGCAGAAAAGCATGTTGATAATAAAGTGTTGATAACAGGCGACTTCAACAGTTGCACCAAAGCAGATTCTTCAAATAAAACAGAATACAATGCCAAGGATTTAATGAAACTAGAAGAATTAGGATACATTGACTTGTGGAAGTACAATGCAAGAGGAGATGGTGAAGGATATACTTGGTTTCACTACTCTGGAACTGGGTTCAGATTGGACTATGCTTTCGTTTCATCAAAGCTTGCTGAAACATTAGAAGATGTATCGGTTTATTCAGATTCTCAAATCAGGGAATCTAAAATATCAGACCATTCACCATTAGTAGTTATCTGA
- a CDS encoding 30S ribosomal protein S14, with amino-acid sequence MPRKYGKGSRKCSRCSDHSSLVRRYNLMLCRQCFREIAARIGFKKYN; translated from the coding sequence TTGCCAAGAAAATACGGAAAGGGTTCAAGAAAATGCAGCAGATGTAGTGATCATTCATCTTTAGTTCGAAGATACAATCTTATGTTATGCAGACAATGCTTCAGAGAAATTGCAGCTAGAATTGGATTTAAGAAATATAACTAG
- a CDS encoding PepSY domain-containing protein translates to MEKLNVVLIIVVIILVGMLGTAFGYMFLTNNKNGNNTTSNLTLGNETNITNQTGSKIPYSPDYITFSKAKSIAKSHADKGVVTSDPILIKAKNGDAIYYSDYSYNGVIIGGIILNAKTGAILGIQQNIPTTTTTNDNTNYDNNYDNSNSGYYDNNYDNSYDNSNDYQEPSQDNYSSSG, encoded by the coding sequence GTGGAAAAATTGAATGTAGTCCTAATTATTGTTGTAATAATTTTAGTAGGCATGTTAGGTACTGCATTTGGATATATGTTCTTAACAAATAATAAGAATGGGAATAATACTACATCAAACCTAACACTCGGAAATGAAACCAATATCACAAATCAAACAGGTAGTAAAATCCCTTATAGTCCAGACTACATAACATTCAGTAAGGCAAAATCAATAGCTAAAAGTCACGCTGATAAAGGAGTAGTAACAAGCGATCCGATATTAATAAAGGCTAAAAACGGAGATGCAATTTATTATAGTGACTATTCTTATAATGGGGTTATTATTGGAGGCATAATACTAAATGCTAAAACTGGTGCAATTCTAGGTATACAACAAAATATTCCAACTACAACAACAACTAATGACAATACAAACTACGATAACAATTATGACAATAGTAACTCAGGTTATTATGACAATAACTATGATAACAGCTATGATAACAGTAATGACTACCAGGAACCTAGTCAAGATAATTATAGTTCAAGCGGATAA